A region of Micropterus dolomieu isolate WLL.071019.BEF.003 ecotype Adirondacks linkage group LG01, ASM2129224v1, whole genome shotgun sequence DNA encodes the following proteins:
- the abcd3a gene encoding ATP-binding cassette sub-family D member 3a, translating to MAAFSKYVTAKNSSIAGGILLVLYLLKHRRRTSKQNSIKGGSNLVVNNEKDSRKDRAAVDKVFFLRTLQILRIMVPRVFCMETGYLILIAAMLVARTYCDVWMIQNGTMIESGIISRDISLFKKHFYSYISVIPGVTVQHLDSHRCGKLKSVRSCSDEFTCLSDVPHRFTARITELMSVLKELNAGKYERTMVSQQEKESDMAEKLTLVPGSGQIINKDNIIKFDHTPLATPNGDILIRDLTFEVRSGTNVLVCGPNGCGKSSLFRALGELWPLFGGQLTKPERGKLFYVPQRPYMTLGSLRDQVIYPDTYEDQRRKNISDQVLKEYLDNVQLGHILDREGSWDSVQDWMDVLSGGEKQRMAMARLFYHKPQFAILDECTSAVSVDVEDFIYSHCRTVGITLFTVSHRKSLWKHHKYYLHMDGRGNYEFKPITDETVEFGS from the exons ATGGCGGCCTTCAGTAAATATGTGACAGCGAAAAACTCCTCCATAGCGGGCGGCATTTTGCTGGTTTTATACCTGCTAAAACACAGAAGACGGACGTCCAAACAGAACAG TATAAAAGGAGGCTCAAATCTAGTGGTGAACAATGAG AAAGATAGTAGAAAAGACCGTGCAGCAGTGGACAAAGTTTTCTTCCTCCGAACCCTCCAGATTCTGCGGATCATGGTACCTCGAGTTTTCTGCATGGAG ACTGGCTACCTTATCCTTATCGCCGCCATGTTGGTGGCCAGGACCTACTGTGATGTATGGATGATCCAGAACGGCACCATGATCGAAAG TGGTATTATAAGCAGAGACATCAGTCTATTCAAGAAGCACTTTTATTCCTACATATCAGTCATACCAGGGGTAACAGTTCAACACCTGGATTCTCATAGATGTGGAAAACTAA AGAGTGTCAGGAGCTGTTCTGATGAATTCACTTGTTTATCTGATGTCCCCCACAGATTCACAGCTCGTATCACTGAACTGATGAGTGTCCTGAAGGAGCTGAATGCTGGCAAATATGAACGCACCATGGTCTCCCAGCAGGAGAAGG AATCAGACATGGCAGAGAAGCTCACACTGGTGCCTGGAAGTGGTCAAATCATCAACAAAGATAACATCATTAA atttgacCATACCCCACTAGCAACACCTAATGGAGACATCTTGATCAGAGACCTCACATTTGAA GTAAGGTCTGGCACAAATGTTCTTGTGTGTGGGCCTAACGGCTGCGGAAAGAGCTCTCTGTTTAGAGCACTCGGAGAG ctgtggCCATTGTTTGGTGGACAACTGACAAAACCTGAGAGAGGGAAGCTCTTCTACGTACCACAG AGACCCTACATGACTCTAGGTTCTCTGAGGGACCAAGTTATTTACCCTGACACCTATGAAGACCAGAGGAGGAAAAACATCTCTGATCAG GTGTTGAAGGAGTACCTGGACAATGTTCAGCTGGGTCACATCCTGGACAGGGAGGGCAGCTGGGACTCAGTTCAGGACTGGATGGATGTCCTCAGTGGAGGAGAGAAGCAGAGGATGGCT ATGGCCAGACTGTTCTACCACAAGCCCCAGTTTGCCATTCTGGATGAGTGCACCAGTGCAGTGAGTGTAGATGTGGAGGATTTCATCTACAGCCACTGCAGGACG GTGGGCATCACCTTGTTCACCGTGTCACACAGAAAGTCTCTGTGGAAGCACCACAAG TATTATCTTCACATGGATGGGAGAGGGAACTACGAGTTCAAGCCCATCACGGATGAAACTGTGGAGTTTGGCTCTTAA